A section of the Leptotrichia buccalis C-1013-b genome encodes:
- a CDS encoding 4Fe-4S dicluster domain-containing protein has translation MSIVIDPYVCIGCTKCTLVCPGTLIEMQKVDDMKIEKAVMQYPKDCWGCVSCVKECPVQAISFFLGADIGGNGSTMTTKEEGDVLKWIIEKRDGTVEEIDINRKDANKY, from the coding sequence ATGAGCATAGTAATTGATCCGTATGTGTGTATAGGATGTACAAAATGTACGTTGGTGTGTCCAGGGACTTTGATTGAGATGCAGAAAGTGGATGACATGAAAATTGAAAAGGCGGTTATGCAATATCCGAAAGACTGCTGGGGCTGTGTTTCCTGCGTGAAGGAATGTCCGGTTCAGGCAATTTCATTTTTCCTTGGAGCAGATATTGGCGGAAATGGAAGCACAATGACAACTAAGGAAGAAGGAGATGTTCTGAAATGGATTATTGAAAAAAGAGACGGAACTGTGGAGGAAATTGATATAAACAGGAAAGATGCGAATAAATATTGA
- the cysD gene encoding sulfate adenylyltransferase subunit CysD: MNELSHLDELEAEAIYIIREVAAECENPVMLYSIGKDSSVMLHLAMKAFYPEKPPFPFLHVNTGWKFKEMINFRDRRAKELGIEMIEYINPEGVEKNINPFDHGASFTDIMKTQALKQALNKYGFTAAFGGGRRDEEKSRAKERIFSFRNAAQAWDPKNQRPEMWKLYNTEISKGESIRVFPISNWTEKDIWEYIQRENIPIVSLYSAAERPVVERDGNLIMVDDERMRLEEGEDPEIRMVRFRTLGDYPLSGAVESNAVTLEEIIDETLSSVESERTSRVIDKDSGAASMEKRKREGYF, encoded by the coding sequence ATGAATGAATTATCTCATTTAGATGAACTGGAAGCGGAAGCGATATATATTATTCGGGAAGTTGCGGCTGAATGTGAGAATCCTGTCATGTTGTATTCAATTGGGAAGGATAGCTCGGTTATGCTGCATTTGGCGATGAAGGCATTTTATCCTGAAAAGCCACCTTTTCCATTTCTTCATGTGAATACTGGATGGAAATTTAAGGAAATGATAAATTTTCGTGACAGAAGAGCAAAGGAGCTTGGGATTGAAATGATTGAGTATATTAACCCTGAAGGAGTTGAGAAAAATATTAATCCGTTTGATCATGGAGCTTCATTTACAGATATTATGAAAACGCAGGCATTGAAGCAGGCGCTTAATAAATACGGATTTACTGCGGCATTTGGCGGCGGCAGAAGAGATGAAGAAAAAAGTCGTGCAAAAGAAAGAATTTTTTCATTCAGAAATGCAGCTCAAGCATGGGATCCTAAGAACCAGCGGCCAGAAATGTGGAAACTTTACAACACAGAAATTAGTAAAGGTGAAAGTATTAGGGTTTTCCCAATTTCCAACTGGACTGAAAAGGATATTTGGGAGTATATTCAAAGGGAAAATATACCGATTGTTTCACTTTATTCGGCGGCAGAACGTCCTGTTGTGGAAAGAGATGGAAATTTGATAATGGTTGATGATGAGAGAATGAGACTGGAAGAAGGCGAAGATCCTGAAATTAGAATGGTTCGTTTTAGAACTTTAGGAGATTATCCGTTATCAGGGGCTGTGGAGTCAAATGCTGTAACTTTGGAGGAAATAATAGATGAAACGCTAAGTTCGGTGGAATCTGAAAGAACAAGCAGGGTTATTGACAAGGACAGCGGAGCGGCAAGTATGGAAAAAAGAAAAAGAGAGGGGTATTTTTAA
- a CDS encoding sulfate adenylyltransferase subunit 1, translating to MVRLLKFITCGSVDDGKSTLIGNILYNSKLLYADQEEALILDSKVGSRGGAIDYSLLLDGLMAEREQGITIDVAYRYFTTNKRSFIVADTPGHEEYTRNMAVGASFAEVAILLLDVTKGVLVQTRRHARICSMVGIRHFVFAVNKMDLAKYSEEKFNKIVNEVKELAKELELENIKIIPVSATEGDNVTKKSENMDWYKGESIIEYLEIVDVTENNENSDFYIPIQRVCRPNHEFRGFQGQIESGIIRTGEEITVLPSNETATVKTILNGDKNVEEAFSGQAVTIQLDKEVDVSRGSVITKNKNLPVAKSVEAVLLWMDDDKLTVGKEYLAKLGTKKLSAILKEIVYKIDVNTGEKIEIQSITKNEIALCKIEFSDKVIVDLFKKNKALGELILIDRLSHQTAAAGVVKNIDTTGEKPYFEKDDIKIDGYIFEELYFDFENARMSKEGTKERTYHVGDEVPQKGDSFEYPQYFDVISLESEAAVLVRDCKIFDIVKLEDYHFTGLPILDTAGFGLQIKTREDMKNYLLDYNQNVNKVEIHKKWAKFETYRRVVSGDNFYMI from the coding sequence ATGGTAAGATTATTAAAATTTATAACTTGTGGAAGTGTGGATGACGGAAAATCGACATTAATTGGAAATATCCTTTACAATTCTAAGCTACTTTATGCGGATCAGGAAGAAGCGTTAATTTTAGACAGTAAAGTCGGTTCACGTGGAGGAGCAATCGATTATTCGCTGCTTTTGGACGGATTGATGGCTGAAAGGGAGCAAGGAATCACAATTGATGTGGCATATCGGTATTTTACGACAAATAAACGGAGCTTTATTGTGGCTGATACGCCAGGGCATGAGGAATATACACGGAATATGGCAGTTGGAGCTTCTTTTGCGGAAGTGGCAATTTTACTTTTAGATGTTACAAAAGGGGTACTTGTACAAACAAGAAGACATGCGAGAATATGCTCGATGGTTGGAATACGGCACTTTGTCTTTGCGGTAAATAAAATGGATTTAGCAAAATACAGCGAAGAGAAATTTAATAAAATTGTCAATGAAGTGAAAGAATTAGCGAAGGAACTGGAATTAGAAAATATAAAAATAATTCCCGTGAGTGCCACGGAAGGCGATAATGTTACAAAAAAATCTGAAAATATGGACTGGTATAAGGGCGAGAGCATTATAGAATATCTGGAAATAGTGGATGTGACAGAAAATAACGAAAATTCAGACTTTTATATCCCAATCCAGCGTGTATGCCGTCCAAATCACGAATTTAGAGGATTTCAGGGGCAAATTGAAAGTGGAATCATACGAACTGGAGAAGAAATCACTGTTTTGCCAAGTAATGAAACTGCGACTGTCAAAACGATTTTGAATGGAGATAAAAATGTAGAAGAGGCATTTTCTGGACAGGCTGTTACAATTCAGCTGGACAAGGAAGTGGATGTGAGCCGTGGTTCTGTTATCACGAAAAATAAAAATCTTCCAGTTGCAAAATCGGTTGAAGCTGTATTATTGTGGATGGATGATGACAAATTGACAGTTGGAAAGGAATATTTGGCAAAACTTGGAACAAAGAAACTTTCCGCAATATTAAAGGAAATTGTATATAAAATTGATGTGAATACAGGAGAAAAAATTGAAATACAAAGTATCACAAAAAATGAAATTGCTCTTTGTAAAATTGAATTTTCAGATAAAGTTATTGTTGATTTGTTCAAAAAAAATAAGGCTTTGGGAGAGTTGATACTAATTGACAGGCTTTCACATCAGACTGCCGCTGCAGGAGTAGTGAAAAATATTGATACAACTGGGGAAAAACCTTATTTTGAAAAGGATGACATAAAAATTGACGGATACATTTTTGAAGAACTATATTTCGATTTTGAAAATGCGAGAATGTCTAAAGAAGGGACAAAAGAAAGAACATACCATGTTGGCGACGAAGTGCCTCAAAAAGGAGATAGTTTTGAATATCCACAATATTTTGACGTTATATCACTTGAAAGTGAGGCGGCAGTTTTAGTGCGAGACTGTAAAATTTTTGATATTGTTAAATTGGAAGATTATCATTTTACAGGATTGCCAATATTAGACACAGCAGGATTTGGATTGCAGATTAAAACTAGGGAAGATATGAAAAATTATCTTTTAGATTACAATCAAAATGTAAATAAAGTGGAAATTCACAAAAAATGGGCAAAATTTGAAACTTACAGAAGAGTAGTAAGTGGGGATAATTTCTATATGATTTAA
- a CDS encoding sulfate ABC transporter substrate-binding protein produces MLKKLKIPVIFAIIVIFLYFIGIMRQNSKSGKSRKKLEIVNVSYDPTRELYEKYNKLFIEYYRQKYGQDVKISQSHGGSGSQARSVIEGLDADVVTLALENDVALLEKVDLLEKGWVNKFPGSSSPYTSTIVFLVRKGNPKNIKDWNSLTEKGIKVITPDPKSSGGACWNFLAAWSYGREKFGNDENKIQNFVKNIYDNVTVMDSGARAATTTFVENNQGDVLIAWENEAIATIREYPEKYEIVYPSVSILAQPTVAVVDKVAKSNGTYQISTEYLKYLYSEKAQEIIAESGYRPYNQKILKKYENKFDLKMKLTKIDDFGGWKKAYEKFFNEGALFDKIYEN; encoded by the coding sequence ATGTTAAAGAAACTGAAAATACCAGTAATATTTGCTATAATTGTTATTTTTCTTTATTTTATCGGAATTATGCGGCAAAACAGCAAATCTGGAAAAAGTAGGAAAAAATTGGAAATTGTAAATGTTTCCTATGATCCTACTCGTGAACTGTATGAAAAGTATAACAAGTTGTTTATAGAATATTACAGGCAAAAATACGGACAGGATGTAAAAATTTCCCAATCGCATGGAGGCTCAGGCTCACAGGCACGTTCGGTAATTGAAGGGCTTGATGCGGATGTGGTAACTTTGGCACTGGAAAATGATGTGGCACTTCTTGAGAAGGTAGACTTACTTGAAAAAGGTTGGGTAAACAAATTTCCAGGAAGCTCTTCTCCGTATACCTCTACAATCGTTTTTCTTGTAAGAAAAGGAAATCCGAAAAATATTAAGGATTGGAACAGTTTGACAGAAAAAGGAATAAAAGTGATAACACCTGATCCGAAAAGCAGCGGTGGAGCTTGCTGGAATTTTTTGGCAGCGTGGTCATACGGACGTGAAAAATTTGGAAATGATGAGAATAAGATTCAAAATTTTGTGAAAAATATCTATGACAATGTGACAGTAATGGATTCGGGGGCAAGGGCAGCAACTACGACTTTTGTGGAAAATAATCAGGGAGATGTACTGATTGCGTGGGAAAATGAGGCGATTGCTACGATTAGGGAGTATCCTGAAAAATATGAGATTGTCTATCCGAGTGTGAGCATTTTGGCACAGCCTACAGTAGCGGTAGTTGACAAAGTTGCAAAAAGCAACGGGACTTATCAGATAAGTACAGAATACTTGAAATATCTGTATTCAGAAAAAGCGCAGGAAATAATCGCTGAAAGTGGCTACAGACCCTACAATCAGAAAATTCTAAAAAAATATGAAAATAAATTTGACTTGAAAATGAAACTGACAAAAATAGATGATTTTGGCGGTTGGAAAAAAGCCTATGAGAAATTTTTCAATGAAGGTGCATTATTTGATAAAATTTATGAAAATTAG
- the cysT gene encoding sulfate ABC transporter permease subunit CysT gives MKILALKRKEQSVIPGFGLAFGISLTMLSILILIPLASILVYSFRLSPLEFWKLVTEKPVLNAFFTSVLCSFIAAAVNCVFGVILAWVLVRYDFFGKRFLDGMLELPFALPTAVAGITLSKMYSDTGMVGKYFAKIGIKISYTHVGIIIALIFVGIPFVVRAVQPILEKLDNQYEEAAYILGADGKTTFWKVIFPEIRPALLTGFGLAFSRGLGEYGSVIYISGNSLKEHTQVVSYVIMQKLNYVDYPSATVIALVMLIFSFTLLFLINFVQMNQFKRTNNV, from the coding sequence ATGAAAATATTAGCATTAAAAAGAAAAGAGCAGTCTGTAATTCCAGGATTTGGACTTGCATTTGGAATATCATTGACAATGCTGTCAATTCTGATATTAATACCTTTAGCCTCGATATTAGTTTATTCCTTTAGGCTATCACCTCTTGAATTTTGGAAACTTGTAACAGAAAAGCCAGTTTTAAATGCATTTTTTACAAGCGTCCTCTGTTCATTTATCGCTGCCGCTGTAAACTGTGTTTTCGGAGTAATTTTAGCGTGGGTGCTTGTAAGATACGACTTTTTTGGAAAAAGATTTTTAGACGGAATGCTTGAATTGCCTTTTGCCTTGCCTACTGCAGTTGCAGGAATCACACTTTCAAAAATGTATTCTGATACTGGGATGGTTGGAAAATATTTTGCAAAAATTGGGATAAAAATTTCATATACTCACGTTGGGATAATAATTGCCTTAATTTTTGTAGGAATTCCTTTCGTGGTAAGAGCAGTTCAACCAATTCTGGAAAAGCTGGACAATCAGTACGAAGAAGCGGCATACATCTTAGGTGCAGACGGAAAGACAACTTTTTGGAAAGTAATTTTCCCCGAAATAAGACCTGCTTTATTAACAGGATTTGGACTTGCCTTTTCAAGAGGGCTTGGAGAATATGGAAGTGTAATTTATATTTCAGGAAACAGCCTAAAAGAGCATACACAAGTTGTTTCCTATGTAATTATGCAAAAATTAAATTATGTGGATTATCCTTCTGCCACTGTAATTGCTCTAGTTATGCTAATATTTTCATTCACACTTTTATTTTTAATAAATTTTGTTCAAATGAACCAGTTCAAGCGGACAAACAATGTTTAG
- a CDS encoding sulfate ABC transporter permease, with protein MDKKNNIIKYVLIGISILFVGIMLVLPLIAIIVNSLQKGWAFYIRSLTDKYVLSALKITVIATISALIINTFFGIAAAWLLTKFSFRGKHILATLIDIPFSISPVIAGLAFIMTFGRMGWAAPYIEHLNKFFVLDIKIVFAIPGVILATVFVTFPFISREIIPILNAQGKDEEEAAALMGADGFTIFRKITLPQIKWGLLYGIILCTARALGEFGAVNALSKARGKTFTLPLEIDALYLSGSSESIVSAFAVSSLLVIISIFILIIKNIIEHKSKNKFIK; from the coding sequence ATGGATAAAAAAAATAACATTATAAAGTATGTATTAATAGGAATAAGTATCCTATTTGTCGGTATTATGTTAGTATTGCCACTAATTGCAATTATTGTAAATTCGCTTCAAAAAGGCTGGGCATTTTACATAAGAAGCTTAACAGATAAATACGTCCTTTCAGCTTTGAAAATTACAGTAATTGCAACAATATCAGCATTAATTATAAATACTTTTTTTGGAATAGCAGCAGCATGGCTTCTCACAAAGTTTTCATTTCGCGGAAAACATATTTTGGCAACGCTAATAGACATCCCTTTCTCGATTTCTCCAGTAATAGCAGGTCTTGCCTTCATTATGACTTTTGGAAGAATGGGCTGGGCAGCACCTTATATTGAGCATCTAAATAAATTTTTTGTACTTGACATAAAAATAGTGTTTGCAATTCCAGGAGTAATTTTAGCTACTGTATTTGTAACTTTCCCTTTTATTTCAAGGGAAATAATTCCGATTCTGAATGCACAGGGAAAAGATGAGGAAGAAGCGGCCGCATTAATGGGAGCAGACGGATTCACGATTTTCAGAAAAATAACATTACCACAAATAAAATGGGGACTTCTTTACGGAATTATCCTTTGCACAGCAAGAGCGTTAGGAGAATTTGGAGCAGTAAATGCATTATCAAAAGCGAGAGGAAAAACATTCACTTTGCCACTAGAAATAGATGCTTTATACCTATCAGGCTCATCAGAGTCAATAGTATCAGCATTTGCAGTATCTTCACTTTTGGTAATAATTTCAATATTTATTCTGATTATAAAAAATATTATTGAACATAAATCTAAAAATAAATTTATTAAGTAA
- the nifJ gene encoding pyruvate:ferredoxin (flavodoxin) oxidoreductase has protein sequence MTKNMKTMDGNQAAAHIAYAFTEVAGIYPITPSSTMSELVDQWASYGKENLFGMPVKVVEMQSEAGAAGIVHGSLQTGALTTTFTASQGLLLKIPNMYKISGELLPGVMHVAARAISTQALSIFGDHQDIYAARMTGWAMLSTSSVQEVMDLAGIAHLTAIKSRVPVMHFFDGFRTSHEINKIEVMDYEFLESLLDKKAVQEFRERALNPENPVTRGTAQNDDIYFQAREAQNKFYEAVPDIVNDYMKKISEKTGRNYAPFVYYGSETAERVIIAMGSVNETIKEVVDYLNKNGENVGALNVHLYRPFSSKYFFDAMPKSVKKIAVLDRTKEPGALGEPLYMDVKALYYGRENAPEIVGGRYGLSSKDTTPEQIVAVFKNLAQKEPKNNFTIGIIDDVTFTSLALEDEVFTGNEDVKGCLFFGLGSDGTVGANKNSIKIIGDKTDLYAQGYFAYDSKKSGGVTRSHLRFSKKPIRSTYLVKKPNFVACSVPAYLGKYDMISGLREGGIFLLNTIWDKEKLLKYVPNEIKRELARKKAKFYLINATEIAKEIGLGNRTNTIMQSAFFYLSEVIPHDEAKEYMKEYAEKSYGRKGQDIVQKNWDAIDRGIDGLEEVEVLPEWADLEVNEQIIEAAKPEFIKKIADPINLMKGNELPVSSIIENGMVDGSFQHGTAHYEKRGIADEVPEWQPDMCIQCNQCAYVCPHAVIRPFLIDEEEMAKAPEGMPTIKALGRGMNDLNYKIQVSPLDCTGCSACVDVCPAPRGKAIVMKPIQSQIERNEVEYTDYLFNNVSYKDKILGKNTVKGSQFAKPLFEFSGACAGCGETPYIKLVTQLFGERMIVANATGCSSIYGASAPSTPYTTAESGCGPAWASSLFEDNAEYGYGMFQAVNTIRLRILKRMEEIKADVSNELADLFTIFAENFHDGDKTTEIRDELVILLEKENNENPNEKVKSNTQEILELKQYLIKKSMWMFGGDGWAYDIGFGGLDHVLASGDDVNVLVLDTEVYSNTGGQSSKSSRAGAVAKFAASGKPVKKKDLAAILMTYGNIYVAKVSMGANQNQTLKAVREAEAYPGPSIIIAYSPCIEHGIKAGMGKFQTEEKLATEVGYWPIFRYDPRLAEKGKNPLQLDTRNPAWDKYEDFLLGERRYATLAAEFPEKAKELLEANLKNAKDNWNYYKRMAAMDYSTEE, from the coding sequence ATGACAAAAAATATGAAAACAATGGATGGTAACCAAGCTGCAGCTCATATAGCGTACGCATTTACGGAAGTTGCCGGAATTTATCCGATTACTCCGTCGTCAACTATGTCAGAGCTTGTAGATCAATGGGCATCATACGGAAAGGAAAATTTATTTGGAATGCCGGTAAAGGTTGTGGAAATGCAATCAGAAGCTGGAGCTGCAGGGATTGTACACGGATCGCTTCAGACAGGGGCTTTGACTACGACGTTTACTGCTTCTCAAGGATTGCTGTTAAAAATACCTAATATGTATAAAATATCTGGGGAATTGCTGCCAGGGGTAATGCATGTTGCGGCAAGGGCAATTTCTACACAAGCGTTATCAATATTTGGAGATCATCAGGATATTTATGCGGCTAGAATGACAGGATGGGCTATGCTTTCGACAAGTTCGGTTCAGGAAGTTATGGATCTGGCTGGAATTGCACATTTGACGGCAATCAAGTCGAGAGTACCTGTTATGCACTTTTTTGATGGATTTAGGACTTCGCATGAGATAAATAAGATAGAAGTTATGGATTATGAATTTTTGGAGAGTTTGCTTGATAAAAAAGCTGTGCAGGAATTTAGAGAAAGAGCCTTAAATCCAGAAAATCCTGTAACAAGAGGAACAGCTCAAAATGATGATATTTATTTTCAGGCAAGAGAAGCCCAAAATAAATTTTATGAAGCTGTACCTGATATTGTAAATGATTATATGAAAAAAATTAGTGAAAAGACTGGACGGAATTATGCACCTTTTGTTTATTATGGCTCAGAGACGGCTGAAAGAGTTATTATTGCAATGGGTTCTGTAAATGAAACAATCAAGGAGGTTGTGGATTATCTTAATAAAAATGGCGAAAATGTGGGAGCATTGAATGTTCATTTATATCGTCCATTTTCTAGCAAGTATTTTTTTGATGCAATGCCGAAAAGCGTGAAAAAAATCGCTGTACTTGACAGGACAAAGGAGCCTGGAGCATTGGGAGAGCCATTATATATGGATGTAAAGGCACTTTACTATGGACGCGAAAATGCACCTGAAATTGTGGGTGGAAGATATGGACTGTCGTCAAAGGATACAACACCAGAACAAATTGTGGCAGTATTCAAAAATCTTGCACAAAAGGAACCTAAAAACAACTTTACAATCGGAATTATTGACGATGTTACATTTACATCCCTGGCACTGGAAGATGAGGTGTTTACTGGAAATGAGGATGTGAAAGGTTGTCTATTCTTTGGGCTAGGTTCAGATGGAACGGTTGGAGCAAATAAAAATTCAATAAAAATTATTGGAGATAAGACAGACTTGTATGCACAAGGTTATTTCGCATACGATTCTAAAAAATCAGGTGGGGTAACACGTTCGCATTTGAGATTTAGCAAAAAACCGATACGTTCGACTTATCTAGTAAAAAAACCTAATTTTGTTGCTTGTTCAGTGCCTGCGTATCTGGGAAAGTACGATATGATTTCAGGACTGCGGGAAGGTGGAATATTTTTATTAAATACAATTTGGGATAAGGAAAAACTGTTAAAATATGTTCCAAATGAAATAAAAAGAGAACTTGCACGTAAAAAGGCTAAATTTTACTTGATAAATGCAACAGAAATCGCAAAGGAAATTGGACTTGGAAATAGGACAAACACGATTATGCAGTCGGCATTTTTCTATCTTTCGGAAGTAATTCCTCACGATGAGGCAAAAGAATATATGAAAGAATACGCTGAAAAAAGCTACGGAAGAAAAGGACAGGATATTGTTCAGAAAAACTGGGATGCTATTGACAGAGGAATTGATGGCTTGGAAGAAGTTGAAGTATTGCCAGAATGGGCAGACCTTGAAGTTAACGAGCAAATTATTGAAGCTGCAAAACCTGAATTTATCAAAAAGATTGCAGATCCGATTAATCTTATGAAAGGTAATGAATTGCCAGTTTCTTCGATTATAGAAAACGGAATGGTGGATGGAAGCTTCCAGCATGGAACAGCACATTATGAGAAAAGAGGAATAGCGGATGAAGTGCCAGAATGGCAGCCTGATATGTGTATTCAGTGTAACCAATGTGCTTATGTATGTCCACACGCTGTAATTCGTCCTTTCTTGATTGACGAGGAAGAAATGGCAAAAGCTCCAGAAGGAATGCCGACAATAAAGGCACTAGGACGTGGAATGAACGACTTGAACTATAAAATTCAAGTATCACCACTGGACTGTACAGGATGTAGTGCTTGTGTAGATGTGTGTCCTGCTCCTCGTGGAAAAGCCATTGTTATGAAACCAATTCAATCTCAAATTGAAAGAAATGAAGTTGAATATACAGATTACTTATTTAACAATGTTTCATACAAGGACAAAATTTTAGGAAAAAATACTGTAAAAGGTTCACAATTCGCAAAACCGCTGTTTGAATTTTCTGGAGCGTGTGCAGGTTGTGGAGAAACGCCTTATATTAAATTGGTAACACAGTTGTTTGGAGAACGTATGATTGTGGCAAATGCGACAGGATGTTCTTCAATTTATGGAGCGTCTGCACCGTCAACACCTTATACAACTGCTGAAAGCGGCTGCGGACCTGCATGGGCTTCTTCATTATTTGAAGATAACGCTGAATATGGGTATGGAATGTTTCAGGCTGTAAATACAATTCGGCTTAGAATTTTAAAAAGAATGGAAGAAATAAAAGCAGATGTTTCAAATGAACTAGCTGATTTATTTACCATTTTTGCTGAAAATTTTCATGATGGAGATAAAACTACTGAAATTCGAGATGAACTGGTAATCTTATTAGAAAAGGAAAATAACGAAAATCCGAATGAAAAAGTAAAAAGCAATACTCAAGAAATACTGGAGCTAAAACAATACTTAATAAAAAAATCAATGTGGATGTTTGGAGGAGATGGATGGGCTTACGATATCGGATTTGGAGGTCTTGATCACGTCCTGGCTTCCGGAGATGATGTAAATGTTCTTGTACTTGATACCGAAGTTTATTCAAATACAGGAGGACAGTCTTCAAAATCTTCGAGAGCAGGAGCAGTTGCAAAATTCGCAGCATCGGGAAAACCAGTCAAGAAAAAAGATTTGGCTGCAATACTGATGACCTATGGAAATATTTATGTTGCCAAAGTATCGATGGGTGCAAATCAAAATCAGACACTAAAAGCAGTAAGAGAAGCAGAGGCTTATCCAGGACCATCAATAATAATCGCTTATTCACCTTGTATAGAACACGGAATAAAAGCTGGTATGGGTAAATTCCAGACAGAAGAAAAATTGGCAACAGAAGTAGGATACTGGCCAATTTTCAGATATGATCCAAGACTCGCTGAAAAAGGGAAAAATCCATTACAGCTGGACACAAGAAATCCAGCTTGGGATAAATACGAAGACTTCCTGCTAGGAGAACGAAGATATGCAACCCTAGCCGCAGAGTTCCCTGAAAAAGCAAAAGAATTACTGGAAGCAAACCTAAAGAATGCCAAAGACAACTGGAATTACTACAAACGAATGGCAGCAATGGATTATTCAACAGAAGAATAA